A single window of Anopheles moucheti chromosome 2, idAnoMoucSN_F20_07, whole genome shotgun sequence DNA harbors:
- the LOC128305715 gene encoding uncharacterized protein LOC128305715, with protein sequence MAKFYTFLRYRKFLETACNRLDRFHYEHRHHEQNNASLLLLMERICMVTKLITIQIILPVFVLAVAPIVQYILKGEKVLPYAIVIVFTDPEITSHFLLNIAIQYYLMVVGIAGFLAAESVLILFVTSMAGYADVLKNKIDEMNDTLLDAENSDDRTAVKSKLREILLLHQRVLK encoded by the coding sequence ATGGCtaaattttacacatttttacgCTATCGCAAGTTCCTTGAAACTGCGTGCAATCGCTTGGATAGATTTCACTACGAACATCGGCATCATGAACAGAATAATGCATCGCTTCTCTTACTCATGGAACGGATTTGTATGGTGACAAAGCTGATCACGATACAGATTATCCTACCTGTCTTCGTGCTTGCAGTAGCTCCGATTGTACAATATATCCTCAAAGGCGAAAAAGTGCTGCCATATGCCATTGTCATTGTCTTTACCGACCCGGAAATCACATCACATTTTCTGCTTAATATTGCCATACAGTACTATCTCATGGTAGTAGGAATTGCCGGATTCCTAGCTGCAGAAAGTGTTTTAATACTGTTTGTCACCAGTATGGCTGGATATGCTGATGTCctaaagaataaaattgatgaaatgAACGACACCCTGCTGGACGCAGAGAACTCTGATGATCGAACTGCGGTCAAATCGAAACTGCGTGAGATATTGCTGCTTCATCAACGAGTTTTAAAGTGA